In Antechinus flavipes isolate AdamAnt ecotype Samford, QLD, Australia chromosome 6, AdamAnt_v2, whole genome shotgun sequence, the sequence TTTtatgagaacttttttttatacAATCCCGGTCAGTGCAGCCCTCAGTAGGTCCTAAGTAAAACTTTTAGCTAAATGCAAAATGGAATACAAAGTTTATTAATACAGGGTATGAAGAGTATATTAAGTCTGTTGCCTGCGTTTTGCTGACCTCATTTTTTCAAACCTTGATTCCATCTCTTCTAAGACTTTAGGTGTATATCGCACAACTAATTTAACTTTTCCTTGTGCTGCTTTTAGCAGTTCCACAGCTTTTTCATGGTGTTCTCCTTCAAcactctaaaaaataaataaataaaaacaattagcaggaaatcctaaaaacattaaaaaatttaaatgccattattttaagattataaaCACAGGTCAATTCACTACCTACAATTTTCATTAAGAAAGTATTAAGAAATACTTTGCTCAACAAAATTCTCAACCTTGGTATTCATGATTAATTTTGAAACAGCAACAGTCAAGAAACTTGTTATTTTCCAAAGTCAGAGATCAAGCATGCAATGTTTCataatttctgtttctgtatctgGCCAAGTCACATGTTCATGTTAATGTTTGTCCTACACATTCAAAACCAAAATCAGATCTCAAAGAATCATACTTATCATTGCTAATTTATACTGTCAAATGagtgttttcatttataatatttttcaaaaggcCTCTGGACCACTAGTTTTCTAATCTTTATAAGGCACCATAaaaatttctttgcattttcctCAAAATTAATCCTCTAAATTTCTATGAACAAATTACACCCTCATGTGGTCACAACACATTATTGCAACTATAAAGAAAGATTCCTACCACTCCATTAACAGATAGGAGTTGATCCCCACGTTTCAGTCCCCCATGTCTGTCAGCTATACCACCAGGAATAATCCGAGAAATGTAGATGGGAGAGTTTTGCTCTTTGCCTCCCATAATATTGAATCCAAGTCCCTCTTCAGTTTTTGGTAATTCAACAACTCGAGGATGAGAATGTCCTTCACTGGCAGCAAAGGCAGCAACAGTAGCCTGAAAGAAGAATACTTTGACTTTTATATTTACATGTGAAAATTTACATAGTAGAATAGTCCACTATCAGCTTAATGGGACAAAGAACTATGAGGGTCATTTTCTTGAAGTGATGTTCAATAGACCAAGCTTTTTTAGCCACTTGTGCGAGAAAGTCTAAAAATCAACTAGCACATCCCACCAATCACTTTGGAGAGAGTAAGCAAAAAGTACTAGGGGCAATGGATATCCTCTAAAGGAGAGTACAGGTTCTTGGACTGtagagtcatttaatctctttcaacAACAATTTCCTGATGTCATAGGAGGAAagctagacttgtgatttcatcaacatAAAGgattttcaggtgaggaaactcctatTAATGCTGGTCaacaccttctctgaaacttaaagAGTATTAAGAGTATTGCACAGAAAGGATGCTGAgaatattaaatgacttatccaaggtcatcaTAGCCAGAATGGGTTCTAAGTAGGCCTGGAGCTCAAGTCTTGACTTCGAGGCATTCTCTCTAACCCTACATTGCATCTCAAATGGGGACAACACCTCTAGTATTCTCTCACTCAATtttctaggatcaaatgaaaaaaagtgctCTGTATATCCTACAAGTCTgttatttacaaagtactttcttcccAACTATCATGTCAGCTAAATAGTCCAAATTATTAATCATTTTCCTTCCAGAGAAAGTGAAGTTTTAAAATGAGGTCACCTGTCCAAGCTTAGAGGTTTCAGAAGTGAGAATTCCAGTTATGTCATTTTCACTATATtaacatggttttttttttaatattttatgtagtCCTCTCAAAGACAGGAATTTGTGTTGCCTTTCCCCATTGTATACCAAATAAGTGACAATGAAAGTGAATTATCATCACTTGCTTATTGTGTTCATTTCAGGTCCATACAGTCCTGTACAGTAACAACTATATGGTCATTAAGTCCTGAGCTACTACTAGAATCGAAAGAAGGGATCAATGATTGAACTGTTTCTAAACATCAGAGCTAAAAAGAAGGCTTTACTGTCTTTTTAAATATTACTCTAAtcctttttcaaatgaatatgAAAAGGAGACTGAACTGTATTACTTGAGGTAGAGTGAAAATTATACACACCCATACAAGTATctgcacatacaaacacacatggaATGGCCAGCCATGAAATGTCAAGGCAGATGATATGGCCAAttaattgacaaatatttaaggaaggaaactaagtggcacaatggataagaGTACTGGGTCTGGGGGCAGGGAGACTCATCCtcctcaaatctggtctcagaagccctgtgaccctaggcaagttattaaCCTAGTTTGCCATGACaagaaatacatagaaaaaccTATGCAGAATAAgtttaaatataaacaataaagatAACAATTAAATACAAGGTGATTTGGGAGTAGGACAATAGAAGACGGGAAATTCATGAAAGGCTTCCTGAACAAGGTATCTGAGCTGCATTTTTAAGGAAGACAACCATTCTGAAGGGAATGTAAGATGGAAATTGCTTCTAGACACACCAGTCAGTTGTGTTGTAAGCGAATTGGAGAATATGGGAGGGAGAATCATATCCAATAAGATTAGAAAGATATTTTGAGGCTAAACAGAATATATGTGATTGTAGAGGAAACAGCAAGCGACTAGAATTGACAGAGTAGGGAAAAGATGTGGTTCAAAAGGCTCTTAAGGAGAATTATTTTGGAAGTCATAAGTAGAAGGCACTGGAATTGTTAAAAGacttgggggggaggagaggagaaaatctgTTGCAATAATGGAGGTGAGGTGCTGAGGGGCTGACTATATGAGTAGAATTAAGTTGTCAAAGTAAAAATAGCAAATTCTGGTAACTAATAGGATATATGGCATGGTCAAGGAGGTCGAGGACAAGATGAGGCTGAGATAACGAACCTGAGACACTAGAAAAACAGTGTTAtctttgaaagaaatagaaaagttttggaagaggggaagggtTAGGAGAAAAACTACTGACTTCTGCTTTAGACAGATTGAATTTAAGATAGTCTCCAAGCCATCCAATATGAAATGTCAGAGAAACAACTACTGGTAGAAGACAAAAGCTAGAGGggaggtgttatgggccagaactctgaacatgaaacaaggatgctcacaaggtactaagtggaattgagaagacaatgattatctaatttaacatggttcagtatgactgatttaatcatacaacaaataatggtttcctagtgatattatgattggtttatactcagtgtggagcatataagcaagggctgagagccacagaggagaagctttcagagggcagagaagacattTCTCccctgagaccaaggctggtctgaaaggctctccagaaagctgcccagctccagaaggagaaaataaaagaatctggactataagaaagctaactgagccccaggaaagaagacaagactttgaaagagataataaaggatttggactttaactgtTGGCTactctcatggtgattactgaactgaaatgaaggctgctcccagagacctcaAAAAAACCGAAACAATGAGGGGCTGGAACTAAATAACTTATCTCTAGATATAAGGGCAAAGACATAAATCTATCTAGCTTcacccatacatatatatgcatgcgtACACATAAACATATCTAGGAGTCATATGCATAGAGATGACAATTAAATACATGAGATTGTTAAGTTACAAAGAAACTACTGACGTAGAAGTTGTTTGTATAATGTTACAGAGAGAGCTAAAGGGGGAGAAGAAGACTGCCAACAGAATACTGGGGACATTAAATGAATTGATGAACCAGCAAAGGAGACCAAGGAGCAGTGGCTTGGTCAGAGAGAAGACAAACTAGGAGAGAATAATGCCATGAAAATCCACAGAGAAGAGAGTATCAGCAGGAAAGAGTGGTCAGTGGAGTCACTTTCAGTTAAATGACGAGTATGGAAGCCAAACTGGAAAGGGCCAAGGAATGGAAAGAAGTAGAGGTAGCCAGGGAAGGTAACTTTTTCAAGGACTCtgactgaaaaagagaaagacagaaaagaaggaatgatgGGATCTGagagaaatttcttctttttctttttttaaaggagagatgAGATTTTGGCATGCATGTTTCAAGACAGAATGGAAGAAAACAGTTGaaagttcaaagagaaaaaaagatgaatgataTTGTAATTTtctggagaaaaagagagagaatgggatCAAATGCAGATGTAGAGGCCCTGGTCAGGAGAAAAGCCACTTCTCTGCCAgagaatgggaggaagagagaatgtgAGATGATATCAAAACACTTTGAGATCTTAATATATCTTATCACTTTCCTCTCCcagaatgaaaaaatgttttaatacaCACATTCCCTTTATATAACAATTCTATTATTTTCCTAGTATAAATATCTAGCTTTTATGATGACATATTTTGGGTAGCTAAAAACTTTTACCTTGGCAGTAGCATTAGCTCTCACTTCAGGACTACTGCTGATATCCACAGTTTCATAAACATGTTCATATACCTGAAAATCAAAAGTCATTTGAGgtaatttttacttaattttagaacattttaaaaacctACATTTAACTATGCATATTAATTAACAGCGCATAATAATTAGTTTTATGTATAGTCAAACACTTTTATcaagttattttatattgaaatttttgCTAAGCCAAATTCCTTAGGATTATGTCTcactatatttaaaatattaactatattatgaaaatattgcCTTGCAAAAGTAACTGGCTTAAGTTTTCAACTTCAGCAAATATCAATGACAAAGTTATTTTAGTTACATTTCTCACCTCTCTTACAGCATTGCAGAACTCACTTTGAAGGACTCTTTGCAAAGCCTGAAGTTTTTGTGGTGGTACTTCCCCACTCCTTTGTAGTTTTTCTAATAATTCAATTGCTCTACAAATATctgtaggttaaaaaaaaaaaaatacaagcacaCACAACTTAAATAGTttctctaaatgtatatttaacaattttataaattaagagaGTAGACTGCATCAACAGAAATCGACTAATAACTGATattttatagagcactttaacaTTTGCAGAACATCAGATACATTAACTTATCTtaaacaactctgtgaggtagatattattatatcTACAAATATGGACATGAAAGTTCAAAGAGGTTAAGGTATTGCTCATCATTACATGGGAATAGTTAGTATGGGAAACAGAATTTGGATtcgtctttctgatttcaaatttagcaGCATATCCAACATGCTACACTGTCTCTTgatatttaaaaaactaaaatgtgGAAAAGATTGTATCCCTTTCATTTGTATATGAAAATGAGGGAATTCTAAGATGTCCAATAAGATTAGGGTAAaatgctgataaaaaaaaaaaaaacaaaaaaaactgatgaCACTAGTGTAACATCTAGAATATATAGCATCTATGAgacaagataaaatggacaattttgatcaTTGTAGTTAAGACTAGGagagtcttttttccttttttcctgataggggaaaaaaccccaaaaaacttccctcttcctccctgctgcagaaaggaaagaaggtaagagaaaaaattaaagttttttaattaaaaaaaaaaaatgaggaaaagtcCCCTTGTAAAACAGTAtttgttttcagaagaaaaaactaGGAACTTAGTGTAGAGAGATGACAATACcaatgtttcaaaaaaaaatttatagcctagcaagaacaaaatttttttttggacaatggAGTCAGTCAATATTAATTTTATGCTTATTATTAACAGACCAGAGACCTGTACAGTATAAGtaaaaattactttcatttcccaaggaaagaagagaattaagTAGGGAAACTCAATTAAAATACACTCTCAAGCATATATATGTACTGTAATTGTTATACAAAGATCATGTATCACCAAGACATGTTCTCTGGGTTACTTGACAATAATAATGGTGAATATGCATTCAATGTCCTAGACTAATTCACTTGGAAATAGATGGCTACCTGAAGCAAGCGGAATGATTTAGCTTACATAAACATACAGCTTGGCATAAATGGAGGTGGTCCCTATGGAAATGCATTTAAGTGCATCTTaagattttaaatgtttcataagcTAAACAAGAATATATTTTATCCTTTCACCTCTACTTGGATAGTTCTCCATCTAAATTTCATCAAGTAGGGATGAATAATGTCCGTTTAAACCTGAGCCTTTTGCTGATATTAGGAGAAAGCATTTTGCCCTTTCAATTCAGGGAGCAAGGCAGGAAACACAGAAGGAAGAGTGgtggatttagagtcaaaaggCTTCAACATGAATCCTGACTCCGTTATTCACCTCCTGTGTGACAATGGGAAATAAATATCTCTTTAGTCCTTAGTACCTGGTTTTTAAAACGAGAGGGTTAGATTacatggcctctaaggtcccttccagctcaacaGCTACAATTCTATGagtctaaatcatgaatttgCTATTACTTGTTTCACTTCACTACTGGGGATTTCCTTTATAGGATTAGCAAGGATGTCTTTGTGCTCTCAGCTGGAATGCAGCCATGTATACATTCAATGAGAATCTCAGAGACAAAAAGGCAGATAAGAATTTTTTACCTCAACTTTAGAGGATTAAAAACTGAATTTATGCTAATCAAATTTAATGGCAGTAAGATCCCTTTCAACCTAATTTTCTTAGCAATAAACTATTATTCAGGACGGCTGGTAAATGGGGATTTCTGGTTACTCAAGTATTATAGTTAAGTTATCATATTTGATGCGTATATTAACTAAGTATTagtatacaataaaatatattccattaaaactatgatgaacatgatTTGAGCATGTACTATTTGCAGAACTAAATCTGTTTTGATGATTCAAAATGTACTTTCAGACTACAAAGAACTCAAGTCATCACTACAAACATCAGTTATCACTATATTACAGATGGGTAGATGCAGCAGTTAAAAAGAATTAGGTTTTCTAAAATGCCAGGTAACAGTTtactataatttgattttcttgtcaTGACAAATTGCTATCACTAACAATTCAATGATATCTTTTGCCACTCTACTATCATTTGAAACAAAGGAGCAGAGACAAAACTGAATAGAAGAAAGTCATCATTACCAAAAATAGATGCTAGAGGTGATGCTACATGCAATTATTCTCTCCAGtacttaaaaatacaaaagaacacTTACTGCCAACATGTTAGAATTCTaaaattagctttaaaaaaaccaatcaaacaaacaaaaaaacctacttACTCCTATTTGACATCACAGATTAATTCCTTGGCATAAAGCATAGTAGTTTTATACCAAGGAAAGGGATATTATTGTCTTGTGTTTTAGGCAAACCTGCTAAGAGCATTAAGTCTTctggaaaaatggattttttaattaataggCTGGTGGAATAGGGATGGGTAAAGGCATAAAGACCTTCCTTTAGCCTCCAGTAAAGCACATAAAATGTTCTAAAAAGTACCTAAATAATGAGCACAAGAATAATAAGATTAAGTGTTTTTAAGGTAAGGAAagagcaaaatatttttatagattatgGTGAGAACCTGCAAATTTATTTATGTAGAAATTTCCTTAAACTCTCTACCCCAAAGAAGTATGAGACATTTTTTGGAACACAAAAGAGTTTTCTGGAGCAAgaacttgctcagtgtcacaaaGCTATTATGTATTAGAAGTGGattttgaatctgggtcttctgTGAAGcctttagtttttattttgacTACTAAACACAATACCCTGAAATATGCTCTATATCCTTAGAGATTAAATCTACTTAAAATTTTGGAAGCATAATTTGGAGGATAATTTTAAtgcctattctatttttattactacaaaaaaagttaatttctgCATTTTTGATGTTAATCGAACTCCAAAAATAGACAAACCCAGAATTTTGCTTAAATGTTAACAAAAGTTCCGTTTAACATAATAATATACAAGAATTTTTTAGAGTATTTTAAAATCCTCTAACACTATTCAAACAAGGTAAATTTCAATTTactcaaataattttatttcacctACACTTCACAAACAATTTTTTCCTGGTCCAAAGTTATCAACCAACTACAGCTAGGTGGTATGGGAAAAATAAGGCTACAAGGAAGCTGATCTTTGCTCCTTGAGAACTTAATTCTACCCCAGCTAAGATGAGTCATGTGGCCTCATCCACTGCTCCAATGTTAAGAATACTCAGAAAATAATACCCGCCTTTTCCTGTAACTCTATGATTCTATCCTTTCCAGGCCAGGCAATCGCTTACCTCTTAAATAAAAGATATTCTTTATGAAGTGTGTGGTTTGAGTAGTAACCGTTAAGCGAATTTGTAGGTCTGGGAGTGATGTATATGGTTGGGCAAATTAGGTAATGTCTACCTACTATGTATGATTTAATAGAAGTGTTGTGTGTATACCCAGACTGTGCAAAAATGGACAAAATATCTGATATTTATGTGCGGTTGAAAGGAAGAAATGTAATCTGTTCTCAATGTTCAGATTCTGTGTGTGTTTCAGTGCATCTGGGGAGTACAGAGGGTAGTTTATATTTAGTAGCTATATTAAGATTGTAGTGTGAATTCTTGTATGTTGGGGCGGGGAATGAGTTTATATAttagtgtatgtgtatatgtatgtgtgtgtgtgtatacacacacacacacacagatattaaTGTCTCCAAATCCTGGCTCAGTCACTAgaaataacagctagcatttatagagccTTGTAAGGTTTGTGAAACActtaacaaatataatttcatttgatcttcataacaagtGTGGGAGGTAGGTATtggtttacaaatgaggaaactgaagcagacaggagtcaagggtcacacagccactAAGTCTGTGGGACAGGATTtgaagctgagtcttcctgactccaagccattTAGGTAGCCAACTGGTCCAGTGAAAAAGGTGGGAGACCTGGCACTACCCAGGTGGGCCAGCAGCCCTGTACTCTGTAATAACCTGTGCAGTTTTAGTcaaatcactttacctcaatttcctcaccccCTAACTGCAAAGAAATGAACTAGATGAACCATAAGATCCCcttcaattttaaatctatgattctaggaAATCATCTGGGGTTACAAAGGACAGGAGGCTATAATATAGCCCAATGTGTCTGGACTATGAGAGCCTGTTGCATAGTAAACAAGCAGCAGGCTTGTATGTATGCAGAGATTTGTATGTACATGCACACAAAGTCTGGATGAGTGCTTGTATGCATGTGGAGATTTGCATATGCACATGCATGTTCATGCCCACAAGGGCTGGATACGTTTTGTACACGTTCAGAATTTgcatatgtgcatgcatgcaAATAAGTGTCTATTTGAGGAGTGGAGGTTAATAGTTCGCAAAAAAATCTTGGAATCTGTagcccttagcacaatgcctggttaTAAGAACTTCATCTGCTTACTTATTTATTGGGGTATGTGATTTTGCTGTTCCTTGTCATGAGTTGAATGTATGCACGCATAAATGCGTCTCCCTAGTGAGGAAGGATCCCAGCATTATAAGTTCAGAGCTGCTCTGCTGAGTACACCGAGTTCCAGTTTGGccgtctcattttacagattaggaaactgagtcccagagtaacttgcccagagagTGAGGGGCGGCGCTCTTATGCAGACGCCAAAGCCGAGATTCTTTCTAAAGTCACTCGTCCCACTAGGGAAAGAGGCCGTGCTCGCCTTAAACCCGTCTCGTTCGCGCCCGTACCGGGGCGAGTGAGGAGCCGGAGGCCCGAGGTACTCCGAGCCAGCAGAGACTCCCTAGGTCAGCGCTGCATGAGTTAGGGTTTTGACAGGGTCCCGGGTCTCGGCCCCCGGCCCGGGCGCACGTCACTCCAGGCCAGGGGTGGGAGTGCCCGGATTCCACCGGCCCCGCCCCGACTCCCAGGCCCCTGGCCGGGCCGTCCCAGCTAGGCCTTCCTCCCGCCCGGATCCCTCCCGTGCCCCTCCTCAAGGAAAGGGTCCTAGCCTCCCCCGCCTTCTCCTCCTCCGACCTCGAGTCCTCCCCGCGGGCCCAGCGCTCACCCCGCTCCAGTCTCACAGGTTCCCCCAATGCTGCCATCTTCTCCCCCCGCGCGCAGCCCGACGGGAAATGATGACAAACGACGGACTCACTGCGTGCCTAGGTAACGTCCCCGAGGGAGGGGGCCTTGAGAGCGGAGGGGAAAAGAAGCGAGAGAAAATACCGCGAGATCTCGATGGGGGCGGGGCTACGGGCTCGCCTAAGCACGCAGGGGGACACGTATGCGCATGCGTCGCCCGCCTTTTCCTCGTTGGAGTTGTTTAGTTAACAAATCTCCTAGGCTGCGGCTTGTTTTCCCTTACCTCGCCCCGCTC encodes:
- the LIN7C gene encoding protein lin-7 homolog C; protein product: MAALGEPVRLERDICRAIELLEKLQRSGEVPPQKLQALQRVLQSEFCNAVREVYEHVYETVDISSSPEVRANATAKATVAAFAASEGHSHPRVVELPKTEEGLGFNIMGGKEQNSPIYISRIIPGGIADRHGGLKRGDQLLSVNGVSVEGEHHEKAVELLKAAQGKVKLVVRYTPKVLEEMESRFEKMRSAKRRQQT